CAGGCGGGGGAATGAACCAGAATTTCAATCAGGCTTCCCAGCAAAGCCATTTTTACGGGGGATTACAAGGTAACAGAAACGCACAGTATGGCATGAACGGAAACCTCCCGAATCAAGGCATGCAAGGTTATAGTAAATAACGGCAGCAAAAATTTGTTGAATCAACCTCCAAGCCAAGGAGAGTAATGTTTTTTACTTTCAAACAGGCTTGTTTATAGATAGCATAGTGTAAAGAAAAAGCCACTCATCAGTCACTATTGTGACTGGCGGGTGGCTTCTTTATGTGGCTTGCGGGCAGTAAACATTCATAAAACATCCATAAAACATCCATAAAACTTTAATAAAACAAGGCTATTAACTTAACAAAATTCAGATAGTATTTTTATGCAAACAACGAATTGGTTAAGTGGTATTTTTTACATAAACTACAAAATGATAAAAAGGATTTGATTGGAGAATGAAATTACTAAAGAAATATGTATCAGCTGCTTTATTAACTCTGCCATTACTTCAAAGTTCTCTGGGTGGAAGTTATGCGAGTGCAGAAACAGCACCAGCAAGCATGCCATCAACCGTAACACCACCAGCACCGCCGTCTGCAGGATATTTTATTGATCACTATAAAAACAATAATTCCGCCAATAAAACGGAAAGTACAAATCCAGCTATTGGGGTGCTTTCTGGATATAATCAGCTCTGGACACCCGGTGCCGCCTGGGATACGGGCACTAAACTGAACAGCAATGTCCTTGACGCTAACATTCAAAAAGTAGTGGATATGGCTGCGCAGCGCACTCCTAGTGAGGCAGATGCTGCTTATTTGGATGATCGCCGGAAGTAGAGCTATAGCGTCATCAATGGCCTTGGCCCACTTACCGATATCTATAGAACAAATGCAGGAGCGACAACTACCATCAACAATATCCCTGCAGATGCTGTCACAAAAAAATACAATGATGAAGGAACCAATGCAGGCAGCGCAAGTTCTAATCTAGGCAACATGGTGAGTTTGGTTAATACATTACGCGGCAGCTATTCTTCCACGAACCCGGCTAAGGAACATTTTAATTATCCCCGTCCGTTTCGCTGGAGCAGCACGTCCATTGTTGTGCCGGCCCTTGTTCCTGCCATAAATCCTGATCCGAGCAAGGATGGCGGTTTTCCTAGCGGTCATACCAATGCCGCTTATTTGACTGCATACGCGATGGCTTATGCCGTACCGGAAGCGTTACCAGGAACTGCTTACGCGCGCTTCAGAGCTTGGCAACAACCGCATTGTCGCCGGTATGCACTCACCGCTTGATGTAATAGGAGGGCGTACAATGGCAACGGCGCTGGCGGCCGCGATTCTGTCCGATCCAGACAACGAGAGTTTGAAAAAAGCTGCTTATGAGGAAGTGCACACTAAACTATTAACCCAAACCGATACAGCGGAAGACCGGTTCAGCAATTATGCCAAAAACAAAGCAGAATATACCGAGCGATTAACATATGGATTCGATCAGATTCATTCAACTGCTAAGCCAATGGTCGTTCCTAAGGGAGCTGAAGTCCTGCTGGAAACACGCCTGCCTTACCTTGACAGCGAACAGCGCCGCTGGGTTTTAGCCACTACAGGTCTTCCTTCCGGCTACCCAGTGCTGGATGATGCTGAAGGATGGGGGCGTCTAAACCTCTTTGCGGCTGCGGATGGTTATGGGGCTTTTATTCATAACGTGACAGTAGCTATGGATGCTTCTAAAGGTGGGTTCCATGCATTGGATCAATGGCGCAACGATATCTCCGGTACCGGAAAGCTGACCAAAAAGGGAACAGGTACTTTAGTGCTGCAAGGAAACAATACGTATTCCGGCGGTACACAGATCGACGAAGGCACACTTGAAGGTGAATCAAAGACGGCTTTCGGAACAGGTGATATCACGAACAACGGGGGTACCCTCAAGGAACATGTTTCTGGAGAGCTGACTATCGTCGGAGATTACACACAGTCTTCCAAATGGCTCACTTGAGCTTGACCTTCGCAGCGAAAATGATGTACTTAACATCGACGGAGCAGCCATCCTTAAAGGGAAACTGCGTCTTCATTTTTCCGAGAATTATGTACCTGCCGACGGCACCACGATCATCACTTATGATAAGCGCCATCGTAACGAAGTATTTTCTTCCATTGAGACCGAGGGACTGCCTAGCCAGTACAAGGTAAAGATTATCTATAAGTCAAACAGTGCTCATTTAAAGGTGATAAAAAAATAAAAGATATACACCTTGAAAGCTCCCCTGCCTTTAAGGGAGGGGGAGCAACTTTTTAGAACTTCTTTTTCCAATGCTGGGAGAACTCGTTGCCGGTAAACAAGAGTTTGTTTATGGAAACAGCGTCAAGCCTTGATTTATCAAGGCTTGACGCTGTTTTGTTTTTAGCTTAAAGGAACTTGGCTGATGATCTTTCTGATAACAAACCGCAGATCTCATTACCTCAAGACAGGCTTCTATGGCTAACTGGAATAAAAACCTGTAACTATTAGGAGTTTTCCTGCTTTATGACTTTAAAGGGGACAGCAAGGGTAAACCCCTCTTTTTCATCCTCGTTAGGCCTAAAGCTGTCAGTGGCTCGATATTTTCCAGGAGTAAGACCATATTCCAATTCATCGGTGAACAGAATGATCCTCGATGATGCGTGTGGATGAAGCACTTTACTCCGTTTAGTCAGGTAATACGATTTACAGGGCACTTCATACCACGTCCCATCAATATTTTTTTCAAGAAGAAAGTGTTCTCGATAGCTGAATTCCTTATTGGTGCTGTTTTGAATCTGAAGAACAATACTGTTGCTGAACGTTGTATATTGTTCTTCTTTCATCGTTAGAGTAATCCCATCTTTTGAACTTAAAAGTTTTTGTAATTTCGACCTTTTAGTCAGTTCTTCATCTGATTTTTCTTGTCCATGAAAGGAAAACGGCAAAAGGAAAATAGTCATTACGCAAAGGGCGAAGATAAGCTGCTTTTTCACGAGAATCTCTCCTTCGGTTGCTTATAAAGAGGGTATTCATCTCACGACAAAGTATTTGTTTTTTTCGGTCTGAATTATTCAGCCTGCCAGCAGGGAAAATATTTATAGCGGCTGAAACATCCCGTCCCATCCACCATCCTGGCTAATTATAAACTGAATATACCATTACCTGCTTGTGTGAGAAGCAGCTTTTCGGAGATGCTAAAACAGCTTGCTTCTTAATGTTAAGAAGAAAAAGAAGTGATTAGTCAGTGTTTTAATCCAGAGACAATGAACAGGAACAAAAACACAGAACTGTAAAGGGGTTCTTTTTATCACATTTTTCAGATTGTTTGCTGAGTGAAACATTATTTGTACAGGCTTATTTTTGTTAAAAGGGGCAAAAAGATTGCTGTAGACCCACTCAAATTGGCTCTGGTACGATGTTAAAGAAGAAAAGGCCGGAGGAAAGAGTATGGATCAGAAATATCTTGATTTAAAGATGGGGGAACGGGGAGCCATCCTCAGCATCTTTGTATATATATGCTTATCTGCTTTTAAATTAACAGTTGGTTACATAGCGAACTCCGAAGCATTACAGGCAGATGGTTTAAACAATACAACTGATATTATTGCTTCTATTGCTGTGTTAATTGGATTGAAAATTTCTCAAAGACCGGCAGATCAAGACCATCCTTATGGTCACTGGAAAGCGGAACCTGTCGCTTCACTGGTGGCTGCATTTATCATGGTTGCTGTAGGTCTTCAGGTTTTGTATACAGCCGCTTTATCTGTTTTTGATCGTGCAACTGAAGCACCAGACCCTATTGCGGCCTGGACAGGCCTTTTTTGTGCGGCTGTCATGTATGGGGTATACCGGTATAACCGGAGATTGGCACAAAAAATTAGAAGCCAGTCTGTGATGGCTGCAGCGAAAGACAATTTATCCGATGCCTGGGTCAGCATCGGAACAGCAGTCGGTATTTTAGGGTCTCAATTTGGCCTTCCCTGGCTGGACCCTGTCGCAGCCGTTGTTGTCGGCCTGCTTATTTGCAAAACAGGATGGGAAATCTTTCGAGAAGCTTCTCATGATTTAACGGACGGCTATGACGAAAATCAGCTCGAGGTCTACAAGAAATCGATTTTTGAAATTCCTGGAGTAAAAGGAATTAAAACGATAAGAGCAAGAAAATACGGCAGCAGCTCTGTAGTTGATGTTGTGATTTTGGTAAACTCCACTTTAGGGATCGGGGCAGCTCATGATATTTCAGTGGATGTAGAAGATGCATTGACGAAGGCACACGATGTGATTGAAGTACATGTTCACGTAGAACCTAATTACTGATGCGGCCTCTTGGACGTTATTTTAAGAGGTAAAATCGTTTCAATATTTTACAAAAAAGAAGCAGAAAAAAATACTTTGATGCTGCTAAAGTATAGAACCCAAAGAGGCAAATGGTTTTCCATCCGCCTCTTTGGGTTCTTTTTGTTGTAGAAAATAAGGATGTTTAGTAAAAGTGTTTGTTTTTATTTTGTTTCTTGAACTTGTTTGCGGGACGTATTCACTTCGATTGTGCGGTCCTGTTCCCGGCCAAAGCCATCAATCTCCAAGCGGTCCTTGAATACTTGGATGACAGAGTACGCGTTAGTATCAGGGGTGTCAAGCATGCCCTGGAAGTTCACATAGGAAATTCCGTTTTTCTCGCTGTAGTTGCCCGCATGATTGTGACCGTTAAAGTAAGCCACTACATTGCCTGCAGACTCCAGCTCCTGTATGATTTCAGCGTCATTCCATGCGTTATGCTCGTTGGCAGGGTACACTGGATGATGACCAATCACCACGACTTTTTCATGCTTTTGAGCGGATTTTTGAAGAACGTTATGTAACCATGTCATTTGTTCGGAGCCTACGCCGCCATTCCAGGTCTGGGCATTTGTCGCGCCCGTCGCTTTTAGCCCATTATACATTTGCTCGGCTTGCTGATATTTCTCGGAACCTGCTTCATTTGCATAAAAGCTCAGATCATTGGTGTCTAACACGATAAAACGCCAGCCTTTTTCGGAAAAGTCATAATATTGATTTTCCATATCTAAAATGTCAATCACTTCATCTGTTGGTACTGCGAAGTCATGGTTGCCGAGCACACTGTATTTAGGACCTTCAATTTTGTTGAAATAAGGAAGAATCGTATCAAAGCTCTCCACGTTCCGGTCGATGATATCACCTGTCTGGACAGTGAACGCGAGATTATGCTGATTGAGTTCGGCTGTTGCTTCCTGCAGCTTGCTGATTGAATTCCGGTAATAACGTACGCCTGCTGTATCACAGTCACAATACTGGACGTCCGCAATCAGCCCGAATTCAAAAGAAGGCTTTTTGTCTGTCTGTTCGTTTCTTTCGGCAGATACAGACGTTGAAGCAAATAAAGATAATCCTAATGCGGCAGAAGCACCCATAAACATGAATTTTTGTGCCATGCCTGGTTTTCTGGATTCGATTGACATTTGTGATTCTCCTCTCATTTTTCAACTGACATGTCTATCATAATATATGAAAGGGAAGGAATTGATAAATTTACCCAATCTTTAGAAATTATTAAAATGTTAATATGTGATTTACAAAGTATTTAATCAACACATTAAGAAGATAGAGCGATCCATTAGCGAACGAGGTTTATAAATAAAGACGATCAAACTGGCGTCGAAAAAAATTTATACAAACGGTGGTAAGGCATGTTTAAAAATATTTACCCAGCCACATCAAATGAGTGTTAAAAAATTACAGTTTCCCAAAATAAAAAGCAAAGCTTGAAGTATCAGGTTTTGCTTTTTATTTTGGGGGCTTATGTTAAAGAATGTATGACTTAGTTTAGTGTTTAGATATTCCAGAAGAAAATTGCCATCAGTCTCATGCAGATTGAGCTAACAGCTTCGCAAAGAGGCAAACCTTGATTCCAAGGTTTGCCTCTTTCTTTTGCAGTAAAAACAAATGTGGATTCTTTTCATGAAGCAGAATGAAGCATCGAAATAGAAAAAGAGCGCTCTGTTACTTATTTCGGGCATTTAAACGTTGTACCGAGCACAATGAATACAGGTCTTTTATCAATCTTCTGAAGGACGAAGCTGCTGCAGCTGCTCTTTATTTTGGTTGAGCTGTTCTTGAAGCCGGTCAATAGGCTCCTGATGCTCACTGTTTTGAAGCGCATCGTTAAGTGCATTGTTTGCATGTTCAAGCGCATTTTGGACTTGTTGAATCGTTTGCTGAGTAGGGTGCGATTGAGCTTGTTGTAAAGCCAGCGTTACGTTATCTACAGAATTGTTCAATTGTGTGATCACATTTTTATTTTTCCAGCTCATTCCTGTATGTTCTGCCATAGCAAGTCCTCCTTTCTCGTATTAAATAATCGTACTCCTGTAGCATGGAAAAACCATTCCTTTTTTATGCATAGGCTAATCGAGAAGCCGAAAATGGCGTGATGAAATAGATTTCTGTCGAACTGAAGAAGGTGTGCTGCCTGTCTTTAGAGCAGTATTGTCATACATAATGAGAATCTGTCTCTGAACAAGTTTTAAAGCAGCTTGGTAAAGCGGTGAGCAGGTTTAAAAGATGAAGCAAGAAAGATGCATGACACGAAATAAATACACTTGAGACATTCTCCTTCTCCGAATGATAAAATGAAAAAAGAAACCCAATTCATTATAGAAGGAATAGATAAAGATGAAAGAACAGTTTCAGATTAGTCCTTCTTTAGCTCAAATGATTGTAGATGCGGCAAAAGAAGTGATTGGAAAGGATATAAACTTTATTCATCTGGATGGAAAAGTGATCGCCAGTACGGATCCCGGACGAATTGGCTCTTTTCATGCTGCTGCCCTTCAAGTGCGGAAAACAGAAAGGGTGATAGAGGTTTTGGAGAACGAGATATTTAAGGGCACAAGAAAAGGCATTAATTATCCCGTCATGATCAATCAGAAATTGCTTGGTGTGATCGGCATATCTGGAGATCCAGAAGAATGCAGGTCATTGGGATTTTTGCTGACCAAAATTACAGAGGTGTTAATTAAGGAACAAATGATCAAAACGGCTGTTCAATCTTTAGATGAATTACGCTCTTCCATTGTTCGCATGCTTATTTTTGAAAATGAAAAAGAAGATACTTTCATGAATGAACACCTGCAGCCATTGCAATACGAATTAGAAGAGAGAGCGTTTGTCGCTGTTATTCACCTGCAAGGTTTAAATAACGCCTCGTCACTCTTTGTTAACATGAAGGGGATGTTAATCGAACAGGGCATTCAGCTTTTTACTTACTTATTCCCCAGCCAGTACGTCTTAATTATGAATGAGTCACAGTATAAAGCAGCGCTACAAATTCTTCATACCCGTTTCTGTTCTATGGATGTAAGCTGTTCGGTGGGGATAGGCAGCGTTGGCGTTATAGCGGAGCTCACAAAATCTTATGCCCATGCAAAGCTTGCCTTAAAATACGCCCTTTCAAAAAAGGAAACGGTATGCGAATACGAAAAGCTGGATTTAGAAATGATCATGGAAAATATTGATTCCCATATAAGAAATGACTATACGGTAAAACTTATCGGTAACCTTGCAGAAGGGGAAATAAACCTTTTACATACTTATTATCGCCATAACCTCTCGTTGAAGAGAACAGCTGAAGAACTATTTATCCACAAAAATACGCTGCAGTATCGTCTTGAGAAAATTGCTGAAAAAACCGGGGTAAATCCAAGAGACTACCATGATTCTGTGAAATTGTATATTGCTCTTTTGCTTCAAACTCTTTAGGTTGAAGCTTTTGTTACAGATAACAAAATGATTCTGAATCCTTTGTTATCTGGACTATTACATCCTTGTGTTTCTTTCCCTATACTTAATAATAAGTAAAGGGGGGTTCTCATGATGAAAGTGTTAATTGCCATTGATTCATTTAAAGGAAGCATTTCTTCTATTGAAGGCAGCGAAGCCATTTCTTTAGGCATAAAAGAGATCTATCCTGAAGCAGAGATTGTAACACTTCCATTAGCGGATGGAGGAGAAGGTACCGTTGAGGCGTTAGTGCAAGCAACAGGTGGGAAACGAGTCGAAAAAGAAGTAGCGGGGCCTTTGAAAGAAAAAGTACATGCAGCCTATGGGATTTTGGGAGACGGGAAAACAGCTGTTATTGAAGTGGCTGCAGCTTGCGGTTTGCCTCTCGTTCCCCACAGCCAGCGCAATCCACTCCTTACCACAACGTATGGCGTTGGGGAACTTATTTCCGATGCCATCGAAAAAGGATGCCGTGAGTTTGTCATTGGACTTGGTGGAAGCGCTACAAACGATGCAGGAATTGGCATGCTTCAAGCCCTAGGTTTTCGCTTCTTGAATCAACAAAATGAAGAGGTTGGATTGGGTGCACAGGCACTGCATGATATTTGGAAAATGGATTTGAGCCAGGTACACGCGAAATTAAAAGAATGCACCTTCAAAGTCGCGTGTGATGTAAATAATCCACTTTACGGGCCGAATGGCGCTGCTCATATTTTTGGGCCGCAAAAAGGCGCTGCACCCGACATGATTGAACAGCTTGATAAAGGACTTAAACATTTTGCAGAAATCGTTCTTCATGAGCTGGGCACCGACATTCATAACACTCCGGGTGCAGGAGCTGCCGGGGGATTAGGCGCTGCATTTTCAGGCTTCTTAAACGCACATCTCCAATCCGGAATCCAATTAGTATTAGACATA
The genomic region above belongs to Domibacillus sp. DTU_2020_1001157_1_SI_ALB_TIR_016 and contains:
- a CDS encoding cation diffusion facilitator family transporter, yielding MDQKYLDLKMGERGAILSIFVYICLSAFKLTVGYIANSEALQADGLNNTTDIIASIAVLIGLKISQRPADQDHPYGHWKAEPVASLVAAFIMVAVGLQVLYTAALSVFDRATEAPDPIAAWTGLFCAAVMYGVYRYNRRLAQKIRSQSVMAAAKDNLSDAWVSIGTAVGILGSQFGLPWLDPVAAVVVGLLICKTGWEIFREASHDLTDGYDENQLEVYKKSIFEIPGVKGIKTIRARKYGSSSVVDVVILVNSTLGIGAAHDISVDVEDALTKAHDVIEVHVHVEPNY
- a CDS encoding immunoglobulin-like domain-containing protein → MKKQLIFALCVMTIFLLPFSFHGQEKSDEELTKRSKLQKLLSSKDGITLTMKEEQYTTFSNSIVLQIQNSTNKEFSYREHFLLEKNIDGTWYEVPCKSYYLTKRSKVLHPHASSRIILFTDELEYGLTPGKYRATDSFRPNEDEKEGFTLAVPFKVIKQENS
- a CDS encoding glycerate kinase, which codes for MMKVLIAIDSFKGSISSIEGSEAISLGIKEIYPEAEIVTLPLADGGEGTVEALVQATGGKRVEKEVAGPLKEKVHAAYGILGDGKTAVIEVAAACGLPLVPHSQRNPLLTTTYGVGELISDAIEKGCREFVIGLGGSATNDAGIGMLQALGFRFLNQQNEEVGLGAQALHDIWKMDLSQVHAKLKECTFKVACDVNNPLYGPNGAAHIFGPQKGAAPDMIEQLDKGLKHFAEIVLHELGTDIHNTPGAGAAGGLGAAFSGFLNAHLQSGIQLVLDIVNMEKNMQGADFVITGEGKLDGQTSMGKAPLGVAQLAQKHKIPVLALAGGVNEETAVLNKLGVTSYFSIVNAPMTLEEAMDSKVAFNNLKSTTNQLFRLLQAVRTEVKM
- a CDS encoding CdaR family transcriptional regulator; translation: MKEQFQISPSLAQMIVDAAKEVIGKDINFIHLDGKVIASTDPGRIGSFHAAALQVRKTERVIEVLENEIFKGTRKGINYPVMINQKLLGVIGISGDPEECRSLGFLLTKITEVLIKEQMIKTAVQSLDELRSSIVRMLIFENEKEDTFMNEHLQPLQYELEERAFVAVIHLQGLNNASSLFVNMKGMLIEQGIQLFTYLFPSQYVLIMNESQYKAALQILHTRFCSMDVSCSVGIGSVGVIAELTKSYAHAKLALKYALSKKETVCEYEKLDLEMIMENIDSHIRNDYTVKLIGNLAEGEINLLHTYYRHNLSLKRTAEELFIHKNTLQYRLEKIAEKTGVNPRDYHDSVKLYIALLLQTL
- a CDS encoding metallophosphoesterase, with the protein product MSIESRKPGMAQKFMFMGASAALGLSLFASTSVSAERNEQTDKKPSFEFGLIADVQYCDCDTAGVRYYRNSISKLQEATAELNQHNLAFTVQTGDIIDRNVESFDTILPYFNKIEGPKYSVLGNHDFAVPTDEVIDILDMENQYYDFSEKGWRFIVLDTNDLSFYANEAGSEKYQQAEQMYNGLKATGATNAQTWNGGVGSEQMTWLHNVLQKSAQKHEKVVVIGHHPVYPANEHNAWNDAEIIQELESAGNVVAYFNGHNHAGNYSEKNGISYVNFQGMLDTPDTNAYSVIQVFKDRLEIDGFGREQDRTIEVNTSRKQVQETK